Proteins encoded within one genomic window of Tamandua tetradactyla isolate mTamTet1 chromosome 11, mTamTet1.pri, whole genome shotgun sequence:
- the SIKE1 gene encoding suppressor of IKBKE 1 isoform X1 gives MSCTIEKILTDAKTLLERLREHDAAAESLVDQSAALHRRVAAMREAGTALPDQCQEDASDMKDVSKYKPHVLLSQENTQIRDLQQENRELWVSLEEHQDALELIMSKYRKQMLQLMVAKKAVDAEPVLKAHQSHSAEIESQIDRICEMGEVMRKAVQVDDDQFCKIQEKLAQLELENKELRELLSISSESLQVRKEDSMDTASQAIR, from the exons ATGAGCTGCACGATCGAGAAGATCCTGACAGATGCCAAAACGCTGCTGGAGAGGCTGCGGGAGCACGATGCGGCCGCCGAATCGCTGGTGGATCAGTCGGCGGCGCTGCACCGGCGGGTGGCAGCTATGCGGGAGGCTGGGACAGCGCTTCCGGACCAG TGTCAAGAGGATGCATCCGATATGAAGGACGTGTCCAAATACAAACCACACGTTCTGCTGTCCCAAGAGAACACACAGATTAGAGACTTGCAACAGGAAAACAGAG AGCTATGGGTTTCCTTGGAGGAACACCAAGATGCCTTGGAACTCATCATGAGCAAGTACCGGAAACAGATGTTACAGTTAATGGTTGCTAAGAAAGCAGTGGATGCTGAACCAGTCCTCAAAGCTCACCAGTCCCACTCTGCA GAAATTGAGAGTCAGATTGACAgaatctgtgaaatgggagaaGTGATGAGGAAAGCTGTTCAGGTAGATGATGACCAGTTTTGTAAGATTCAGGAAAAACTAGCCCAATTAGAG CTTGAAAATAAGGAACTTCGAGAATTATTATCTATCAGCAGTGAGTCTCTTCAAGTCAGGAAGGAAGATTCAATGGATACTGCATCCCAAGCCATCAGATAA
- the SIKE1 gene encoding suppressor of IKBKE 1 isoform X2 codes for MSCTIEKILTDAKTLLERLREHDAAAESLVDQSAALHRRVAAMREAGTALPDQCQEDASDMKDVSKYKPHVLLSQENTQIRDLQQENRELWVSLEEHQDALELIMSKYRKQMLQLMVAKKAVDAEPVLKAHQSHSAEIESQIDRICEMGEVMRKAVQVDDDQFCKIQEKLAQLEDI; via the exons ATGAGCTGCACGATCGAGAAGATCCTGACAGATGCCAAAACGCTGCTGGAGAGGCTGCGGGAGCACGATGCGGCCGCCGAATCGCTGGTGGATCAGTCGGCGGCGCTGCACCGGCGGGTGGCAGCTATGCGGGAGGCTGGGACAGCGCTTCCGGACCAG TGTCAAGAGGATGCATCCGATATGAAGGACGTGTCCAAATACAAACCACACGTTCTGCTGTCCCAAGAGAACACACAGATTAGAGACTTGCAACAGGAAAACAGAG AGCTATGGGTTTCCTTGGAGGAACACCAAGATGCCTTGGAACTCATCATGAGCAAGTACCGGAAACAGATGTTACAGTTAATGGTTGCTAAGAAAGCAGTGGATGCTGAACCAGTCCTCAAAGCTCACCAGTCCCACTCTGCA GAAATTGAGAGTCAGATTGACAgaatctgtgaaatgggagaaGTGATGAGGAAAGCTGTTCAGGTAGATGATGACCAGTTTTGTAAGATTCAGGAAAAACTAGCCCAATTAGAG GACATCTAA